One window of Botrimarina mediterranea genomic DNA carries:
- the folP gene encoding dihydropteroate synthase has protein sequence MDRSIPVVMGVVNVTPDSFSDGGRFFDADHAVEHALQLAAEGAAILDIGGESTRPGAESVSVDEELRRVVPVIERVAAQSDVAISIDTSKAVVARDSLAAGATLINDITGLAGDAEMLDVVAASDCRVCVMHMRGTPRTMQDNPQYDDVVGEVMGYLAERRNALEVAGVSRDRILLDPGIGFGKNGAHNLELLRRIGEFHELGCPLLVGHSRKRFLGEVLGDPTADRTAATLGVSLWLASQGVQVIRVHDVRLTVEALKAFHAVASSEP, from the coding sequence ATGGACCGCTCAATCCCAGTTGTCATGGGTGTCGTCAACGTGACGCCCGATTCGTTCTCGGATGGCGGGCGGTTCTTCGACGCCGACCACGCGGTTGAACACGCACTGCAACTCGCTGCCGAAGGCGCGGCGATCCTCGACATTGGCGGTGAGAGCACCCGTCCCGGCGCTGAGTCCGTTTCGGTCGATGAAGAGTTGCGGCGTGTCGTGCCGGTGATCGAGCGGGTTGCGGCGCAGTCCGACGTTGCGATCTCGATCGACACCAGCAAGGCCGTTGTCGCGCGCGATTCATTGGCTGCCGGCGCTACCCTCATCAACGATATCACGGGCCTGGCGGGTGACGCAGAGATGCTCGATGTCGTTGCTGCGAGCGATTGCCGCGTTTGCGTCATGCACATGCGGGGCACGCCGCGGACGATGCAAGACAACCCGCAATACGACGACGTCGTCGGCGAGGTGATGGGCTACTTGGCCGAGCGGCGCAACGCGCTCGAAGTCGCCGGCGTTAGCCGCGATCGCATCTTGCTCGATCCGGGGATCGGCTTCGGCAAGAACGGCGCGCACAACCTCGAGTTGCTGCGGAGGATCGGCGAGTTCCACGAGTTGGGCTGCCCGCTGCTCGTAGGGCATTCTCGCAAGCGGTTCCTCGGCGAGGTCCTCGGCGACCCGACCGCCGACCGAACCGCCGCGACGCTCGGCGTGTCCCTGTGGCTCGCTTCACAAGGGGTGCAAGTGATCCGCGTCCACGACGTCCGGCTAACCGTCGAGGCGCTGAAGGCGTTCCACGCGGTTGCTTCTAGCGAGCCGTAA
- the asnS gene encoding asparagine--tRNA ligase: MKKLSVKEARLAGAIGAAAKVQGWVRTRRDSKGGFSFVEVNDGTCLGNLQVIAPAEIANYESEVKHLTAGCSVTVTGEIVASAGGEQAAELRAESITVHGWAEPETYPLQKKRHSLEKLREWAHLRPRTNAIGAVMRVRHRVSKSIHDFFHEDGFFYVHTPIITASDCEGAGEMFRVTTLDMANPPRDDKGAIDNAKDFFGRPAYLTVSGQLEGEIYASALGKVYTFGPTFRAENSNTSRHLAEFWMVEPEAAFFELTDNIDLAERFLKRIVNDVLADCQEDLALFQQHIDKTVLERLEGLQSGAFTRLPYTEAITLLAGSAEKFEYPVEWGTDLQAEHERWLTEKHFKGPVVLTDYPASIKPFYMFVNEPDTEGRLTVRAMDVLVPGVGEIIGGSQREHRLDMLETRMAEQGLNPADYWWYADLRRYGTVPHAGFGLGLERMVQYVTGMANIRDVIPFPRTPGSAEF, translated from the coding sequence ATGAAGAAGTTGTCGGTCAAGGAAGCCCGGCTTGCCGGCGCGATTGGCGCCGCCGCTAAGGTGCAGGGCTGGGTCCGTACGCGGCGTGACTCAAAAGGGGGCTTTTCTTTCGTCGAAGTGAACGACGGCACCTGCCTCGGCAATCTGCAGGTGATCGCGCCGGCGGAGATCGCGAACTACGAGAGCGAGGTGAAGCACCTCACGGCGGGGTGCAGCGTCACCGTTACTGGGGAGATTGTCGCCTCCGCCGGCGGCGAGCAGGCGGCCGAGCTGCGCGCCGAGTCGATCACCGTTCACGGCTGGGCCGAGCCCGAGACCTATCCACTACAGAAGAAGCGGCACTCGCTCGAGAAGCTGCGTGAGTGGGCCCACCTGCGGCCGCGGACCAACGCGATCGGCGCCGTGATGCGAGTTAGGCACCGCGTTTCGAAATCGATCCACGACTTCTTTCATGAGGACGGCTTCTTCTACGTTCATACGCCGATCATCACCGCCAGCGACTGCGAAGGCGCCGGCGAGATGTTCCGCGTCACGACGCTCGACATGGCCAACCCGCCGCGCGACGACAAGGGCGCGATCGACAACGCGAAGGACTTCTTCGGACGGCCGGCGTACCTGACCGTGTCAGGACAGCTCGAAGGCGAGATCTACGCCAGCGCGCTGGGCAAGGTGTACACGTTCGGCCCGACGTTCCGCGCCGAGAACTCCAATACGTCGCGCCATCTGGCCGAGTTCTGGATGGTCGAGCCCGAGGCGGCGTTCTTCGAGCTGACCGACAACATCGACCTCGCCGAGCGTTTCTTGAAGCGAATCGTCAACGACGTGCTCGCCGATTGCCAAGAGGACCTCGCACTCTTCCAGCAGCACATCGACAAGACGGTGCTGGAGCGGCTCGAAGGCTTACAGAGCGGCGCCTTCACACGATTGCCGTACACCGAAGCCATCACGCTGCTTGCAGGCTCAGCCGAGAAGTTCGAGTACCCCGTCGAGTGGGGGACCGACCTGCAAGCCGAGCACGAGCGTTGGCTTACCGAGAAGCACTTCAAAGGGCCGGTGGTGCTGACGGATTACCCGGCGTCAATCAAGCCGTTTTACATGTTCGTGAACGAGCCGGACACCGAAGGGCGCCTGACAGTGCGGGCGATGGACGTGCTCGTGCCGGGCGTCGGCGAGATCATCGGCGGCAGCCAGCGCGAGCACCGCCTCGACATGCTGGAAACGCGTATGGCGGAGCAAGGACTCAACCCGGCCGACTACTGGTGGTACGCCGATTTGCGGCGCTACGGCACCGTCCCGCACGCCGGCTTCGGGCTGGGCCTCGAGCGGATGGTGCAGTACGTCACGGGGATGGCGAACATCCGCGACGTGATCCCCTTCCCCCGCACGCCGGGATCGGCGGAGTTTTGA
- a CDS encoding MFS transporter, whose amino-acid sequence MSAPATETVVDNRPWFRQLTAYHWFVFVVASLAWFFDCLDQRLFSLARVAAIAELSPADATAGQVQDLSKIVTAVFLVGWGIGGLIFGAMGDRYGRARMLTITVLIYSVCTGANFFSQNVWEFGLFRFLTGLGVGGVFGLAVALIAETVPSGARAGALGMLQILSTIGNVTSVFVKQQIDALEIAGTIEMGQGWRYMFLVGAVPAVLVVFIQLFLKEPESWLRAKEAGTLPKGAIIAPYADLLAESRWRRNLVVGSLIASAGVIGLWAIGEYATDLQKVVFDDYYSAQGLEGAELAKTVKDARGWAFLAQMLGAALGMWVFTQMATRLGRKPAFAIGFTLALVVTAYSYLYMETPTDAYWMMPLMGATQLGLFAGYAIYLPELFPSRLRSTGTSFCYNLGRFAAAGGSFVSAWIAAQMFGQYDSPLRERYAAVAMCAIFLVGLAALPFAPETKDQPLPE is encoded by the coding sequence ATGTCTGCGCCCGCTACCGAGACCGTCGTCGATAACCGCCCCTGGTTCCGGCAGTTGACCGCCTACCACTGGTTCGTGTTCGTTGTCGCGTCGCTGGCGTGGTTCTTCGACTGCCTCGACCAGCGTCTGTTCTCGCTCGCGCGGGTCGCCGCTATCGCTGAGTTGAGCCCCGCCGACGCCACCGCCGGCCAGGTGCAGGACCTCAGCAAGATCGTTACCGCGGTCTTCCTCGTCGGCTGGGGCATCGGCGGGCTGATCTTTGGAGCCATGGGCGATCGCTACGGCCGCGCGCGGATGCTCACCATCACCGTGCTCATCTACTCGGTCTGCACCGGCGCCAACTTCTTCAGCCAGAATGTCTGGGAGTTTGGGCTGTTTCGATTTCTCACGGGATTGGGAGTGGGAGGGGTGTTCGGGCTCGCGGTGGCGCTGATCGCCGAGACCGTCCCGTCAGGCGCCCGAGCCGGCGCGCTCGGCATGCTGCAGATTCTCTCGACAATCGGCAACGTGACGTCGGTGTTCGTCAAGCAACAGATCGACGCGCTCGAGATCGCCGGCACGATCGAGATGGGCCAAGGGTGGCGCTACATGTTCTTGGTCGGAGCCGTCCCCGCGGTGCTGGTCGTGTTCATCCAGCTGTTCCTCAAAGAGCCCGAGTCTTGGCTCCGCGCAAAGGAGGCGGGGACGCTTCCCAAGGGGGCGATCATCGCCCCGTACGCCGATCTGTTGGCGGAGTCGCGATGGCGGCGAAACCTGGTCGTAGGCTCGCTGATTGCCTCGGCGGGCGTCATCGGCCTGTGGGCGATCGGCGAGTATGCGACCGACTTGCAGAAAGTCGTCTTTGATGACTACTACAGCGCACAAGGACTCGAAGGCGCCGAACTAGCCAAGACCGTCAAGGACGCACGCGGCTGGGCGTTCCTCGCTCAAATGCTCGGCGCCGCGCTGGGCATGTGGGTCTTCACGCAGATGGCGACCCGTCTGGGCCGCAAGCCGGCCTTCGCGATCGGCTTTACCTTGGCGCTGGTGGTGACGGCCTACAGCTACCTCTACATGGAGACGCCCACCGACGCGTACTGGATGATGCCGCTGATGGGCGCGACGCAGCTCGGTCTCTTCGCCGGATACGCGATCTACCTACCGGAGTTGTTCCCTAGCCGCCTGCGGAGCACCGGCACGAGCTTCTGTTACAATCTGGGCCGCTTCGCCGCAGCCGGCGGGAGTTTCGTCTCGGCGTGGATCGCCGCCCAGATGTTCGGCCAGTACGACTCCCCCCTCCGCGAGCGCTACGCCGCCGTAGCGATGTGCGCGATCTTCCTGGTGGGCCTCGCCGCCCTCCCCTTTGCGCCCGAAACGAAAGACCAACCCCTGCCGGAGTAG
- a CDS encoding thioredoxin-disulfide reductase translates to MPEHVVIIGSGPAGWTAAVYAARANLNPLVFEGAISEENRQSGTLPLGQLALTTEVENFPGWPAGDLSGYLKSALDEEHSWLADMHHKQGVSGPELMHLMRQQAKNFGTRIVTDDIAEVDFSQRPFKLKSAGSTGEVQEIEAHSVIIATGASANYLGLESEERFKNRGVSACAVCDGALPRFRNKPLVVVGGGDSAVEEADYLTKHAEKVFLVHRRDALRASKIMAERAEKNPKIELVWNTEVSEVYGDDEKGMTGVKLTSTVGEPDRDMDAAGMFVAIGHTPNTKFLKGQLEMNEKGYLKWTVPFRTNTSVEGVFAAGDVSDDYYRQACTAAGTGCMAALDAERWLAAQGI, encoded by the coding sequence GTGCCCGAACACGTTGTCATCATCGGTAGCGGCCCCGCCGGCTGGACCGCCGCTGTTTACGCCGCCCGTGCGAACCTGAACCCCCTGGTGTTCGAGGGCGCCATCAGCGAGGAAAACCGTCAATCGGGCACCCTCCCGCTGGGGCAGCTGGCGCTGACGACCGAGGTCGAGAACTTCCCCGGCTGGCCCGCCGGCGACCTTTCGGGTTACCTCAAGAGCGCGCTCGACGAGGAGCACAGCTGGCTCGCCGACATGCACCACAAGCAGGGCGTCAGCGGCCCCGAGCTGATGCACCTGATGCGCCAGCAGGCCAAGAACTTCGGCACCCGGATCGTCACCGACGACATCGCCGAAGTCGATTTCAGCCAACGGCCGTTCAAGCTCAAGAGCGCCGGCTCGACGGGTGAGGTCCAGGAGATCGAAGCCCACTCGGTCATCATCGCCACCGGCGCCAGCGCGAACTACCTCGGCCTGGAGTCGGAGGAACGATTCAAGAACCGCGGCGTCAGCGCCTGTGCGGTCTGCGACGGGGCGTTGCCGCGGTTCCGCAACAAGCCGTTGGTGGTGGTGGGCGGCGGCGACTCGGCCGTCGAGGAAGCGGACTACCTCACCAAGCACGCCGAGAAGGTCTTCTTGGTCCACCGTCGCGATGCGCTGCGGGCGTCGAAGATCATGGCCGAGCGCGCCGAGAAGAACCCGAAGATCGAGCTGGTGTGGAACACCGAGGTCAGCGAGGTCTACGGCGACGACGAGAAGGGGATGACGGGCGTGAAACTTACTTCGACCGTCGGCGAGCCCGACCGCGACATGGACGCCGCTGGCATGTTTGTCGCCATCGGCCACACGCCCAACACGAAGTTCCTCAAGGGCCAACTCGAGATGAACGAGAAGGGCTACTTGAAGTGGACCGTGCCGTTCCGCACCAACACGAGCGTCGAGGGCGTCTTCGCCGCGGGCGACGTGTCGGACGACTACTACCGCCAAGCCTGCACCGCCGCCGGAACCGGCTGCATGGCGGCCCTCGACGCGGAGCGCTGGTTGGCCGCGCAGGGGATCTAA
- a CDS encoding 4'-phosphopantetheinyl transferase family protein → MRRIAFDEADMTGEGGRGTGDEGNAIAVATWSLSEPAEVVDSLFALLSEDERVRAAAFVREEPRRRFIVARGRLRERLGERIGVAPADVAFRYGPNGKPAAEGVQFNVAHTGDLALCAFADAPVGVDVERIRPIKNATALAERWFHADEVARIAAAPEPLAEFFRTWTMKEAALKLVGVGVGESLPKVLTPAEGAGWATGLPGNELGIDRCWVEPLAIDMEHVAALAFSPPPSSV, encoded by the coding sequence GTGAGGCGGATAGCTTTTGATGAGGCCGATATGACAGGAGAGGGGGGACGGGGGACGGGGGACGAGGGAAATGCAATCGCTGTCGCGACTTGGTCGCTTAGCGAACCCGCCGAGGTGGTTGATTCGCTGTTCGCTCTTCTTAGCGAGGATGAACGCGTCCGCGCGGCGGCGTTTGTGCGGGAGGAGCCGCGGCGGCGGTTCATCGTTGCGCGGGGGCGATTGCGCGAGCGCCTTGGCGAGCGGATCGGCGTGGCGCCGGCGGATGTCGCCTTTCGCTACGGCCCCAACGGCAAGCCCGCGGCAGAGGGCGTTCAATTCAACGTCGCGCACACGGGCGACCTTGCGTTATGCGCGTTTGCCGATGCGCCGGTTGGCGTCGATGTCGAGCGGATCCGGCCGATAAAGAACGCCACGGCGCTTGCGGAGCGTTGGTTCCATGCGGACGAGGTCGCCCGCATCGCCGCGGCGCCGGAACCACTCGCCGAGTTCTTCCGTACTTGGACGATGAAGGAAGCGGCGCTGAAGCTTGTGGGCGTTGGCGTCGGCGAGTCGCTGCCGAAGGTGCTGACGCCGGCCGAAGGCGCCGGCTGGGCGACGGGGCTGCCAGGAAACGAGCTGGGGATCGACCGCTGCTGGGTCGAACCGCTGGCGATCGACATGGAGCACGTCGCGGCGCTGGCGTTTAGCCCACCACCCAGTAGCGTCTGA
- a CDS encoding hydroxypyruvate isomerase family protein has protein sequence MKRRDFLTAAGAATAAATTFATASADDASSADNKPFKLGYAPHFGLFENVAGKDRVAQLEYAASVGFRDWEENGMAGFPVEEQERLAKAMERLDIRMGVFVAYGIGSFGKLSFTGSDKKLQDEAVEEVRRSIEVAKRVNAKWMTVVPGAYNNRLEEGYQTARCVDLLRRCAEVLEPHGLVMVLEPLNWWTNHPGLFLRKIAQGYEICRAVDSPSCKILFDIYHQQIQEGNLIPNMEMAWDEIGYFQSGDNPGRNEPGTGEINYRNVFKFIKSKGFDGIIGMEHGKSKGGREGDEALLAAYREADSF, from the coding sequence ATGAAGCGCCGCGACTTCCTAACTGCTGCCGGGGCCGCGACTGCGGCGGCTACGACCTTCGCCACCGCCTCGGCCGACGACGCTTCGTCCGCGGACAACAAGCCCTTCAAGCTCGGCTACGCGCCGCACTTCGGGCTGTTCGAGAACGTGGCCGGCAAGGACCGCGTCGCGCAGCTGGAGTACGCCGCGTCGGTCGGCTTCCGCGATTGGGAAGAGAACGGCATGGCGGGCTTCCCGGTCGAGGAGCAGGAGCGGCTCGCTAAGGCGATGGAGCGGCTCGACATCCGCATGGGCGTTTTCGTCGCCTACGGGATCGGATCGTTCGGCAAGCTGTCGTTCACCGGCAGCGACAAGAAGCTCCAAGACGAAGCGGTCGAAGAGGTCCGCCGGTCGATCGAGGTCGCCAAGCGCGTCAACGCGAAGTGGATGACGGTCGTGCCCGGCGCGTACAACAACCGACTCGAAGAGGGCTATCAGACGGCGCGGTGCGTCGACCTCTTGCGGCGCTGCGCCGAAGTGCTCGAGCCGCACGGCCTCGTGATGGTGCTCGAGCCGCTCAACTGGTGGACGAACCACCCGGGGCTCTTCTTGCGGAAGATCGCGCAGGGCTACGAGATCTGCCGCGCGGTCGATAGCCCGTCTTGCAAGATCTTGTTCGACATCTATCACCAGCAGATCCAGGAAGGGAACCTGATCCCCAACATGGAGATGGCGTGGGACGAGATCGGCTACTTCCAATCGGGCGACAACCCGGGCCGCAACGAACCCGGCACCGGCGAGATCAACTACCGCAACGTGTTCAAGTTCATCAAGTCGAAGGGCTTCGACGGGATCATTGGGATGGAGCACGGGAAGAGCAAGGGCGGCCGCGAAGGGGATGAGGCGTTGTTGGCTGCGTATCGTGAGGCGGATAGCTTTTGA